ATCCATCACGCCGGGGCCATAGGCGCGGCCATCCTTGATATGGAACGGGCGCTCGGCGGCCGAGCCTTCCTTGAACACGGTGTCCATGTGCGCCATCAACAGGATCTTGGCTTTGCCGGTGCCCTTGAGGGTTGCGATCACATGGCTATTGTTGGCGGCTTTGTCCGGCACCAGTTCAATGCTGAAACCGAGCTGTTTGAGCTCATCTACCGCAATGTCGCGCACTTGGGTCAGGCCCGGCTCGTAGCCTGAACCTGAGTCGATATTCACCAGGCGCTCGAGCAGTTTCAGCGCCTCGGCCTTGTACTGTTCGGCATCCGCCTGGATTTGTTTGTGGGGTTCGGCGCTGTAGGCCGGCACGGCGAAGGACAAGGCCAGGGTGGCGGCCAGAAGGGTACGGGAAAAGGTGAAGAGCATGGACCGATCCTTGTTGTTGTGGGGAGGTGCTGCGCTACCCTACCCCACTAAACCGAGCGTAACCAACTGCCCTGCACGGAGCTGACGCGGTTGCGGCCACTGCTCTTGGCTTCATACAGCGCCTGGTCGGCGTCGTTGAGCCAACTGGTGGAGTCGGTATGAGCCGGCTGGTACGGCGCCAAGCCAATGCTCAAACTGGCACGCAGGGTCGGGTCTTGCGCATAGGCCAGCGCACTGAAGCGATCACGCAAAGCGTCCATCACTTCGGTGGCGCGATTGAGTGGCATGCCCGGCAGAATCACACAGAACTCGTCGCCGCCATAACGCCCGGCCAGGTCGGACGCGCGCAGGTTCTGGCGCAACACCTTGCTGAGTTGGCGCAGCACGATGTCGCCGGTGACGTGGCCGTAGGTGTCGTTGATGGTCTTGAAATGGTCGATGTCGATCAGCGCAATGGCCGCGCCCACCTGTTCACGGCGGCAACGCTGGAACTCGATTTCCAGGTGGTCCTTCCAGGCACCGTGATTGAGCAGGCCGGACAGGCTGTCGGTGCGGCTCAAGGCCAGCAACTCGCGTTTATGGCGGGCCAGGGTCACGGCCTGGCGGTAGCAGATCCAGCCCAGCGCCAGGGGATAGAGCATCAGGATCGGCAGGCACGCGTACAGCTGCGTCTCGCTGGTCACCGCGATAAACGCCGGCGCGAACACCAGCAGCGCGGCGCCGATGCCCAGCCCTTGCGCCACCCAGCCGGCGAGCATAAAGCGCGGCCCGCCGATGGCGACGTTGTTCATGGTCATCATCGACAGCGTGGTCACGCTGGGCAGCGGGTTGAAGTGCATGGCACCGACCCAGAAGCCGCCGCAAAACGAATCGAAGAGTAAATTTCGCCGTTCGCTGCGCAGTGAGTTGCTTGCGCGGCGCGACAACTGGTAGGCCAGGTGCGGCCAGACAAAGGCGTTGATCAGCATCCAGGCCCACACCCACAGCGACGGGTGCAAGGGGTACATGCCAAATACCACGCAGACAAAACCCAGCGTCAGCCCCAAGAGCCGCGATTTGAACAGGCGCGAAGCGAGCGGAAGTCCATTTCCTCCGACGGCTGGCATGGTGGGGTGTAATCCTGGATGAGTGCCTGGAGTCTATCAGGGCAACGTCAAAGCGCCACTACTGCTTACCAGCTAATACTTCAGTGCGAAAACCCGCGCGCCAACATCAGCGCGACGCCCAATAGCAGCACCGCCGTGACCCGTTGCAACAGTACCCGGCGCTTGGGGTTTTCCAGCACGTGCTTGATGCGCTGGCCGAAATAGCAGTACAGGCAGCCGCTGGCAAACTGCAGGGTCAAAAACGTCAGCCCGAGGATGGCGATATCCGCCGCCGAGCTGTGTTCGCCTGCACCGGCAAACTGCGGGAACACGGCGCTGAACATGATGATGGTCTTGGGGTTGGAAAAGCCGGTGAGCAAACCCTTGCCGAACAGGCTGCGCGAGCCTTCCACGGCGCCGCCCTGGTTGATCGACACACCGCTGCTGGTCCACTGCTTGTAGGCCAGGTACAGAATATAAGCCACGCCGACAAACTGGATGGTCTGGGTAATGGCGAGGTTGCCCTTGATCAGTTCCGAAAAGCCCACGGCAAAGATCAGGATGGAAATCAGGTAGGACACACTGGCGCCGATTTGCGCCGGGATCGAACTGCGCAAGCCGTCCTTCAAGCCCAGGCTCAATAACAGCAGGGTCATGGGGCCGGGGCTGAAGGTCATGGTGGCGCAAAACAGCAGGAAGTAGAGAAACGAAGACAGCGTTAACGCACTTGTCATGGGGCCAGAACCTTGGAGTGATAAAAACAACCACGGGGCGCGCTTGAAACGCGCGCCCCTGGGCCTGTCAGGCGACGGCAATTTCAGTGGTCAGGGATTCACGGTACATCAGCGCCAGGTCGGCCAGGGCAGCCTTGGCGGTCTGGTTGCGGGTTTCGAACGCCACCAGGCCCTTCCAGTTGGTCTCAACGATGGCCTGCACCACATCGGCGTAATCACAGTTGCCGTCATGAATGCCGAAGTGCTGATCCTGCACGCCATTGTTGTTGCTGAAGGAAATGCCCTTGATCAAGTGGTGATACTTGCGCACCACCTCGGCCGGCAGGCCGTTCTCGATGTTGGCGTGGCCCGCATCCAGGAAAAAGTACACGTTGCTGTGGGCCTGCAGGCGCTCGAACACAAAGGCGTATTCGGCTTCGTGGGTGAAGATGTAGTGGAACGGCCGGTAGTTGACGTAGTTGGACAGGTTCTCCAGGTAGATATCCGTGCCCTTGGCCTCGGCGTAGCTCGCCAGTTCCTGTACCGACTTGAGGTAGTGCTCCAGCGCAACCTTCTTGGCCATCAGCACCATTTTCGGCTCGACGATGCAGCCGCCGTGGATGATCAACGGCGCGCCGAGGCGGCTGGCGATATCAATCTCTTTTTTCACGTAGTCCACCGCCGCCGCGCGGAACGCCTCGACATCACTGCCCAGCGGCGCCTTGAAGTTGCCGTGGAAGATCGGCTTGACGCCGGTGGCGGCGATTTGCGCCTGCAGGCTCTCAATGCGCGCATCGGTCCAGTCGTCGACCATCTCGCCGAACAGGCTGCCGTCGATGTACCAATGGGTGCAGTCGCCTTCGATAGCGGTTTGCAAGCCTTTTTCGGCGCTGAGGTATTTCTGGTGTGCCACGCCGGTGCAGAACGGCACGGTGGGGTTGATCAGTTTGCTTTCCATGGAGCGATTCCTTTCGTTGATGGAGGATTAAAGTTCAATGGCCATAAAGTCGGCCTTGGTCACGCCGCAGTCAGGGCATGTCCAGTCTTCCGGCACCTCTTCCCAAGGGGTGCCTGCCGGGATTCCGTCCTCCGGAATACCCAATTCTTCTACGTACATAAAACCGCAGGGTGCGCACATATAAGTCTTCATGAGAATGCGAAATCCATTGCTCGCGTGTAAGAAACTTCGCCTGTTTCCGGCGAGATGGCGCGCAGTCTAGGGCAGCGTCATTGCACAAGGCAGGTAAAGTGGTGCCTAATCCGGCCTAACTTCACCGGTAAAAGCACCGGCAAAGACAAGGAAGGTTCATGTTTGTATCCGCCATCGCTTTTGTGGGAGGCACGCCCAAGGTCCAGCAGATCGTCGACGCCTTCAGCCAGGCCATCGAGGGCGGTGAATGGGCACCCGGCAGCAAGTTGCCGTCGGTGCGCGAACTGACCCAGACCCTGGGGGTCAGCAAGTTCACCCTAAACGAAGCACTGGACCGCCTGCGCGGGCGCCACCTGCTGACCTCCAGCCAAGGCCGCGGCTATTTTGTGGCGATGGAAACCGCACGCCCGGCCGCCGCCACCTGGGTCGACCTGCTGCCCCAGGACCTGCTCAGCGTGCTGCGCCGCCCGCTGGTCACCGCCAGTGGCGAGCTGCGCCCCGGTGGCGGGCACTTGCCGGAGGACTGGTTGAACGGCGAGGCCATCCGCCAAACGATGCGCAGCGTGGTGCGCGCGCCGTCACTGCGCATTGCCGGCCTGGGCACGCCGGCCGGGCTGCTGCCGTTGCGCCAGGCCCTGCAACAGAAGCTGCACGGCGAAGGCCTGTCGGTGCCGGTGGAACAGATCATCACCACGCCCAACACCGTGCAGGGCCTGGACATGCTTATGCGCCTGCTCGCGCGCCCCGGCGACACGGTGCTGCTGGACGCGCCGTGCTACTTCAACTTCCACGCCAACCTGGCCCTGCACGGGGTCAAAGTGGTGACCATCGAGCGACGCCCCGACGGTTTTGACTTTGCCGCGCTCGAACAACTGCTGGCCGAGCATCGCCCCAGCCTGTACCTGACCACCAGCGTGCTGCATAACCCCACCGGCCATTCCTTCAGCCCCGGCCAGGCGTTTCGCCTGCTGCAACTGACCCAGCAGTACCATTGCCATATCGTCGAGGACGACCTCTACGGCGACCTGCACCCCAACCCGCCGCCGCGCCTGGCCGCCCTCGCCGGGCTGGATCAGGTCACCTACCTTTCCGGGTTCTCCAAGATCCTCAGCGCCAACACCCGCGTGAGCTACGTGGTGGCCGCGCCGCAATTGGCCGCCAACCTCACCAACATGAAGTTGATGAGCGGCGGCGTGACCTCGGAGCTGTTCGAGCAGATCGTCTATCGCATGCTCAGCGAAGGCAGCTATGCCAAGCACCGCAAACGTATGGTCCAGCGGTTGATGGAGTCTGGCGGGCGCGTCGAGCAATGGCTCAAGCGCTGCGGCTGCGAGTTGCCGATGGCTTTTGAAGGCGGGATGTTTATCTGGGCGCGCCTGCCCAAGGGCGTAAACGGTGAACTGCTGGCCCAGGAAGCGCTGAAACGCAGCCTGGTGTTGGCGCCGGGCGCGCTGTTCGGCTACGACCCGGCGCACCTCAATTCAATGCGTTTTAATGTCGCCCACACGGACGAACCGCGCGCCCAGCGGGTGTTCGAGGCGCTGTTGCTCAAGGCCGTGCGCCACTGATTTTTGCTTCGCTGTGTATCTCGTTGTCGCCAGATACACTGCAATACAAAGGGCACAAGGCAAAGTCTGCGGCGATGGCTAGACTGCCGCCCAAGAGCATTTAACGAGGAAGGCAGCATGGATCATGTCGATCACATCCTGATCGTCGATGACGACCGGGAAATCCGCGAGCTGGTGGGCAATTACCTGAAGAAAAACGGCATGCGCACCACCGTGGTTGCCGATGGCCGCCAGATGCGCAGCTTCCTCGACACCACGCCCGTGGACCTGATCGTGCTGGATATCATGATGCCCGGCGATGACGGCTTGCAGCTGTGCCGCGAACTGCGGGTGGGCAAGCACAAAGCCACGCCGGTGCTGATGCTCACGGCGCGCAACGACGAAACCGACCGCATCATCGGCCTGGAAATGGGCGCCGATGATTACCTGGTCAAGCCGTTCGCAGCGCGCGAATTGCTTGCACGCATCAACGCCGTGCTGCGCCGCACCCGTATGCTGCCGCCCAACCTGGTGGTGAGTGAAACCGGGCGGCTGATTCGCTTTGGTCGCTGGCGCCTCGACACCACCGCCCGCCACCTGCTCGATGAGGACGACACGCTGGTAGCCCTCAGCGGCGCCGAATACCGCCTGTTGCGGGTGTTTCTCGACCATCCGCAACGCGTGCTCAACCGCGACCAATTGCTGAACCTGACCCAGGGGCGTGATGCCGACCTGTTCGATCGCTCCATCGACCTGCTGGTGAGCCGCTTGCGTCAACGTTTGCTGGATGACGCCCGCGAACCGGCCTATATCAAGACCGTGCGCAGTGAGGGTTATGTGTTTTCACTGGCGGTGCAAATCCTCGAGGCCGAGCAATGAAGCCATGGCGGTTCGGTTGGCCACGCACACTGGCGTCCCAGCTGTCGCTGATTTTTCTGATCAGCCTGGTGTGTGCCCATGGGTTGTCGTTCAGTGCGCAGTTCTATGAGCGCTATATCAGTGCGCGCACGGTGATGCTCGGCAACCTGGAAAACGACGTGTCCACCTCGGTGGCCATCCTCGACCGCCTGCCCGCCAATGAGCGCGCCGGTTGGCTGGCGCGTATCGACCGGCAGAATTACCGGTACTTGCTCAACGCCGGCGAGGCCGGTGAACCGATGAGCAGCAACGACGTGCCCATGGCGGCCACCTCGATTGCGGACGCCCTGGGCGAGCACTACGCCCTGACCTTTCGCGAGATTCCCGGCATCCAGAAACACTTTCAGGTGCACCTGACCCTGGCCGATGGCAACCCGATCACCCTCGACGTACGCCCCGCCGCCCTGCCCGTGGCCTATTGGTTGCCGGTGGTGCTGGTGCTGCAACTGGCGCTGCTGCTTGGCTGCACCTGGGTCGCGGTGCGCCTGGCCGTGCGCCCGCTGACGCGCCTGGCGCGTGCGGTCGAAACCCTCGACCCGAACGCCCATCCCACGCCCCTGGACGAAAGCGGCCCGAGTGAAGTCGCGCATGCCGCCGCGGCGTTCAATGCCATGCAACAGCGCATTGCCGAATACCTCAAGGAGCGCATGCAGATCCTCGCGGCGATTTCCCATGACCTGCAAACGCCGATCACCCGCATGAAACTGCGCGCCGAGTTTATGGATGACAGTGCCGATCGCGACAAACTGTGGAACGACCTCAGCGAAATGGAGCACCTGGTGCGTGAGGGCGTGGCGTATGCGCGCAGCGTTCATGGCGCCACCGAAGCCAGCCACCGCATTGACCTGGACGCCTTTCTCGACAGCCTGGTGTTTGACTATCAGGACATGCAAAAGCAAGTCAGCCTGCACGGCAAAAGCGCGATGATCCTCGACACCCGCCCACACGCACTGCGCCGCGTGTTGGTGAACCTGGTGGACAACGCCCTTAAATTTGCCGGCAGCGCCGAGCTGGAAGTCAGTTCGACAGCCCATGGCGAGCTGTCGATCAAGGTGTTGGACCCAGGCCCGGGGATTGCCGAAGACGAACTGGCGCAGGTCATGCAGCCGTTCTACCGGGTAGAAAGCTCACGCAACCGCGGCACCGGCGGCACCGGGCTGGGGTTGGCAATTGCCCAGCAACTGGCGGTGGCGATCGGCGGCTCGTTGACCTTGAGTAATCGGGTCGAGGGTGGCTTGTGTGCCGAGATTCGTTTGAGCGTGTAGCCGCTTGAGATTAATGCGCCCTGCTAATAACCTTAACAAATAATAATTCAATTTTTTAATAATTAGGTTAGAACCAACAGGCATTTTACAGACCCCGCCACTGCCCTTACTTTTGACTCGAGTGACCGACCCCACGCCCGGAGGAGGTGTTAATCGCGCAATCGACAAGGACAGACCATGAGCATCGAATTTATCGGTTACATCGGCGGCCATCACGCTTCCGAGATTCACCCGCGCAGCGGCCCTACCCTGCAACCGGACTACGTCGAAACCGTGGCCCGCGCCCACGAAGAAGCAGGTTTCGACCGCGCGCTAGTGGCGTTTCACTCCAACAGCCCGGACAGCACGCTGATCGCCGCGCACGCTGCCAGCGTGACCCAAAAGCTGCAGTTCCTGATCGCCCATCGCCCAGGTTTTGCCCAGCCGACCTTGGCCGCACGCCAGTTCGCGACCCTGGACGTGTTCAACGGTGGGCGCACAGCCGTGCATATCATCACCGGCGGCGATGAACGTG
The window above is part of the Pseudomonas sp. KBS0710 genome. Proteins encoded here:
- a CDS encoding rubredoxin; this translates as MKTYMCAPCGFMYVEELGIPEDGIPAGTPWEEVPEDWTCPDCGVTKADFMAIEL
- a CDS encoding sugar phosphate isomerase/epimerase, producing the protein MESKLINPTVPFCTGVAHQKYLSAEKGLQTAIEGDCTHWYIDGSLFGEMVDDWTDARIESLQAQIAATGVKPIFHGNFKAPLGSDVEAFRAAAVDYVKKEIDIASRLGAPLIIHGGCIVEPKMVLMAKKVALEHYLKSVQELASYAEAKGTDIYLENLSNYVNYRPFHYIFTHEAEYAFVFERLQAHSNVYFFLDAGHANIENGLPAEVVRKYHHLIKGISFSNNNGVQDQHFGIHDGNCDYADVVQAIVETNWKGLVAFETRNQTAKAALADLALMYRESLTTEIAVA
- a CDS encoding PLP-dependent aminotransferase family protein; translation: MFVSAIAFVGGTPKVQQIVDAFSQAIEGGEWAPGSKLPSVRELTQTLGVSKFTLNEALDRLRGRHLLTSSQGRGYFVAMETARPAAATWVDLLPQDLLSVLRRPLVTASGELRPGGGHLPEDWLNGEAIRQTMRSVVRAPSLRIAGLGTPAGLLPLRQALQQKLHGEGLSVPVEQIITTPNTVQGLDMLMRLLARPGDTVLLDAPCYFNFHANLALHGVKVVTIERRPDGFDFAALEQLLAEHRPSLYLTTSVLHNPTGHSFSPGQAFRLLQLTQQYHCHIVEDDLYGDLHPNPPPRLAALAGLDQVTYLSGFSKILSANTRVSYVVAAPQLAANLTNMKLMSGGVTSELFEQIVYRMLSEGSYAKHRKRMVQRLMESGGRVEQWLKRCGCELPMAFEGGMFIWARLPKGVNGELLAQEALKRSLVLAPGALFGYDPAHLNSMRFNVAHTDEPRAQRVFEALLLKAVRH
- a CDS encoding response regulator; the encoded protein is MDHVDHILIVDDDREIRELVGNYLKKNGMRTTVVADGRQMRSFLDTTPVDLIVLDIMMPGDDGLQLCRELRVGKHKATPVLMLTARNDETDRIIGLEMGADDYLVKPFAARELLARINAVLRRTRMLPPNLVVSETGRLIRFGRWRLDTTARHLLDEDDTLVALSGAEYRLLRVFLDHPQRVLNRDQLLNLTQGRDADLFDRSIDLLVSRLRQRLLDDAREPAYIKTVRSEGYVFSLAVQILEAEQ
- a CDS encoding diguanylate cyclase, which translates into the protein MPAVGGNGLPLASRLFKSRLLGLTLGFVCVVFGMYPLHPSLWVWAWMLINAFVWPHLAYQLSRRASNSLRSERRNLLFDSFCGGFWVGAMHFNPLPSVTTLSMMTMNNVAIGGPRFMLAGWVAQGLGIGAALLVFAPAFIAVTSETQLYACLPILMLYPLALGWICYRQAVTLARHKRELLALSRTDSLSGLLNHGAWKDHLEIEFQRCRREQVGAAIALIDIDHFKTINDTYGHVTGDIVLRQLSKVLRQNLRASDLAGRYGGDEFCVILPGMPLNRATEVMDALRDRFSALAYAQDPTLRASLSIGLAPYQPAHTDSTSWLNDADQALYEAKSSGRNRVSSVQGSWLRSV
- a CDS encoding ATP-binding protein: MKPWRFGWPRTLASQLSLIFLISLVCAHGLSFSAQFYERYISARTVMLGNLENDVSTSVAILDRLPANERAGWLARIDRQNYRYLLNAGEAGEPMSSNDVPMAATSIADALGEHYALTFREIPGIQKHFQVHLTLADGNPITLDVRPAALPVAYWLPVVLVLQLALLLGCTWVAVRLAVRPLTRLARAVETLDPNAHPTPLDESGPSEVAHAAAAFNAMQQRIAEYLKERMQILAAISHDLQTPITRMKLRAEFMDDSADRDKLWNDLSEMEHLVREGVAYARSVHGATEASHRIDLDAFLDSLVFDYQDMQKQVSLHGKSAMILDTRPHALRRVLVNLVDNALKFAGSAELEVSSTAHGELSIKVLDPGPGIAEDELAQVMQPFYRVESSRNRGTGGTGLGLAIAQQLAVAIGGSLTLSNRVEGGLCAEIRLSV
- a CDS encoding LysE family translocator, with protein sequence MTSALTLSSFLYFLLFCATMTFSPGPMTLLLLSLGLKDGLRSSIPAQIGASVSYLISILIFAVGFSELIKGNLAITQTIQFVGVAYILYLAYKQWTSSGVSINQGGAVEGSRSLFGKGLLTGFSNPKTIIMFSAVFPQFAGAGEHSSAADIAILGLTFLTLQFASGCLYCYFGQRIKHVLENPKRRVLLQRVTAVLLLGVALMLARGFSH